ataaaaaacaaaagtacaATTGTCCTATTTGCAACCATCTGTTCCAAACTAGACCTTATCTACAGGTCAATACCCTTTTATCAGAGATGGCCGCTCAGTGTAGAACATCCGTACGAGTAAAAGTGCAGCCatgtgttgaaccagcagaagttccatgtgacgtctgtactgggacccagctgaaggccgtgaagtcctgcctagtgtgtcttatctcttactgccaaacccacctggagccacaccagagagtcgcaggcctgaagaaacatcggctggtcgagcctacggaccgtctggaagacagaatgtgtaagaaacacaatCAACTACTGGAGCTCTTTTGCATGAATGaccaggtttgtgtgtgtcagatctgcacagagacagaccacaggtTCCATCATGCTGTACCTCTAAACgtggaatatgaagtgaagatggCCAAGCTGGGGAAGATGgaggctgaagttcagcagatggtccaggagagaaaacaaaagattgaggagattaaagacacagtcAAACGCAGCAAAGCAGACGCAGCAAGAGAGATAGCGGGAAgtgtgcaggtcctcactgctctgatgcACCAAATTGAAAAGTGCCAGGAGGATCTCAACCAAATGGttaaagagagactgaaagacacagagaaacaagctgaagacctcatcaaagagcttgagcaggaaatagaagatctgaccaataaaAGCTCAAAAGTGAAGccgctctcacacactgaagaccacttccacttcctccaggccttcagatccctgacggatcctccacccaccagggactggacgacggtggaggtccgtcctccgtcatacgtagggaccttgaggagatccctggatcagctggaggagacactgaacatggagatgaagaagctgtgtgatgctgaactgaagagtgtccagcagtatgaagtagatgttactctggatcctgatacagcccATCCCAGGCTCATCCTGTCTAAAGATGGGAAACTAGTACGTGATGGAGTTGTAGAGAAGGAAGTCCCAggcaaccctaagagatttacaaaGTATATACATGTTCTCACAAGGCAGAGCTTCTCCGCAGGgtgattttactttgaggtccagagTAAAGACAATACTGCATGGTAtataggagtggccagagagtccatcgacagaaaagGTGAGAGCTTAAAgacccctgagacgggttacTGGTCTCTTTTCTTGGATGGATGGAAGAAGGGTTTGGTATTTACTGATTTCCCGCCTGTCCgtgtccctctgagagctgagatccagaaggtgggggtgtttgttgattatgatgagggtctggtctccttctatgatgtggaagccagggttcatctctactctgctactggctgcacctttagtgagcctctctatccattcctctgTCCATGTAACTATGATTATGAAGGTacaaactctgcccccctgatcatctcacgtgtcaatcaaacagactaggacctttgtttggataataaaataaaaacaacccaAACAACTGATTATGTTTCTTGAATTAGAATCTATACTATGTGAGATCTGAGAGCTCTGCATTCATGTTGTACTGCTGGCATTTAACAACGAGAGATTCAGAAGGAAGTGAACCCtgaatattataaaatataacccATTGTAAATTATTAGATAACATTATATTCTTCATTGTCTGTTTTCTCCAGTTTTTTTAAGTTTTACttctatatatattctatatattctatatgaGTTTTActtctatgtatatataaaataatatatataattgttaaTTGTTGCAGTTACGTAGAGCATGGTTTGAGGATTAATGTGTATATCATAATCATCTAAACATTACTAGCAGTTCATAAGTCTGAATTATGAATGACAAAGCAATCAAATGTAAAAACATTATGGTTtcaataaaaatggaaaaaaagctAAGGTGTCGAATTATTTTTAATGCCCACCATACATCAACCCAACATGGGTAACATGTGTCTCCTTGTTTGTGAGTACCATgactttgtctctctcctctcctctcctctccatcgtCTCCTCttagtttctcctctctccttcctctctcttctcttcctcctctctcctacctctGCTCTCCTTTTTAGCTCATCCAGGATTGGGTTAAGTATTGTCTTGCATACACATTACATGTGTGTAAATACCCTCTTGACTTGTCTCTGCTAAAGTCTACTACCTGTGCTCTGGCGCATACAAGCAGCAGTCCCAAAATTAGTGTTATGAGCGACACCCAGTGGCGGGAGTGGGTATCACCACAGAGGGGCGGAAAGTTATTTGTGGGCCCCTAATAATACTCTTTTGTAGTACATTTAATAAGACTATTTATGTTCCAATTAATAATGGGAATATTTATAGTCCAATTAATATGTCACAATACTGTGAGAAATTgtcctctttttattttttgcattataTCGCATTATTAAGGTACGAATTACAGCCAGCTGCCACTCATTAGTTAATGACGTCCTTAATTACCTCATGTGGGCTTCTTTGAGCAGGTGCCGTTTAGAAACGTGCAGTCACGTGGTTGTTCACCGGTAGAAGGCGGTGAATGTCTGCGGTTGTGTAGACTTTAGGGTAAAGTGGGTTGGCGCGTGGTGCTCATGGGTCAGATtgccgtctctctgtctctcacctcaGGGTTCCCCGGCACTACCGAAGCAAACCACACGGCTTCACGTGGCGCTTTGGTTGTTCCCACCACCGCaccgaggggagagggaggaggagaagctttCTACCTTCTCTTGACGTGTTGTTATTTCAAAGTGTGCGGTGACGCTGGTCGACTTCGGAGCTTCAAGTAGAACACgcggcaagaaaaaaaaaaaaaaaaaaaaattgacgtAAGTGAAAGATTATAGGCAGGTAGGCAGGTAGATGAATAACATGAATGTGTTAAATTAATGCAACATGTATATGGTGTCAGTAGcggactcggggggggggggggctcggggggggcgaccgccccccctcgtggctcaatggttgaaaaagcgcgctaaagtgcccttcaagagtgtcGGAAATTagaggaaatgccttattggctgcccttttcacgtgcaaaacatgattaggtgccctctagggtgctccttcatgcaataaattatgatgatgtgccctctagaacaagaaaattcactgacgtgccttaatgagtgcccttatggtgcccttctgcccgtctggtccttctagtgctcttctgcccgtctggtgccccgatagtgcccttctgctcgtctggtccttatagtgcccttctattgcccttctagtaccctgatagtgcccttctgcccgtctggtccttctagtgcccttccagtgcccttccagtgcccttctagtgccctgatagtgcccttctgctcgtctggttcttatagtgcccttctagtgctcttctgcccgtctggtgcccttctagtgcccttctgcccgtctggtgcccccatggttgaaaaagtgtgctaaagtgccctctatggtggtgaaaatgagagaaagtgccttattggctgccctttacacgtgaacaaaaattaatgagtgccctaggttgcccctgatgatgatgatgtgccctctggagcaagaatatggcaaaccgaaaaaaacatgtCGTGGTTAGCGAttgaggtgcagacgttcctctctttggtagctgacaaacggggaatgcgaggcgttgctttcatgtggcgtcgccatgacaaacagctacatcgagtggtacttaaatctccactggataaCGAAGCAAAGAGCGGATTAAGAGTATGCCAGTACCCATAGTGGAAAAGCGCAATTAGATGCCAAGTtagaaaaacttaatattttcagtttgcataatcggtttaaaatgtacatacattttttgagcgttcaagatcattcaagtgtaggtcatttcatgcaagagagacgataatggtcagctatcacctcaacatgaaggaaaacttccttaaatgtttccgtagctggctgtcagcggtcaaagactgtatggtagcggcacattgaattttctccagtctaatttttacttaaatgttagtaaagatgaaaccagtaaggcatcctcctttctttggctaaaatgtgaaagtgcacaatgatgggaacaactcattttggtgtttataaagtcgctagaataaggggaaacagtgtctttgaagcaaTTATTTTTCTGGGGGAGGACCCTCAGACCCCCCCTTTAAATTAGGAACCCAACTATTCTTTTAAGTGGTACATGGAGATGTAACATGTGCCCCgaatgggaccttcaaggcagcgcttgctaaggttaggggataggaccttccaggcagcgctgcctttaaggctccgttgggggaacaaaacaccatcaagttAGAAAAGCCGCTGTGTCCGCTGGAggggccccatgttgtccagaatgtgccctttttattttttcgcccctgcccttcaaacagtctgagtccgccactgtaTGGTGTTTACTCCGGCTGAGTGACGTCACACGCTTTGGACAAGCCCCTGACCGCCTGGTTTTAGGGAATTACTCCCGGTATACATACTACGTTTAAAAAGTAAGTAAGTAGGAATGTGAAACACTTTGCAGGAAGAACTACCTGTGCCGAACGAGATGAGATAAGAAAATCGAAGCATAGAATTGTAGAACGATTCTTTGTGCTATAAAAAATCTCAAtggcattaaaaaaaatggctCGTTGTGTGCGGCTAGTCTGTCTGGTTCCTAAACCATCTCTCACCTACAATTATAGAAGATCATGTTCGCCAAACTATACCTCACAACCTGACCATTATCAGGCGTTTGTATCCAGAGCGTCCAGTGAGATGAAGGCCCAGGTCTGGGCTGCTCAGGGAGGACATTGGGGATCCTTCGGACGAGGAGTctaaacaaaccaaccaaccggGTCCCCTGAGCCCCTCAACAGTCCTGGTTCATTGTGGGGCTGCAGGGCTGCCGGCTCCCCTGTGAACACCCCTTCAGTTCAGCTTCAATAAGAGGAGGACAGGTGTGTCGCATCAGAGCCTAATCAGCAGGGGACCGGGTCaccctatcagccaatcagaggtggtGCCTGAACCAGCAGGGGACCAGGTCCCCCTATCAGCTAATCAGAGGTGGTGCCTGAACCAGCAGGTGTTTCACCTAGAGAGGGAGTCAGCGAATAGAAATAATGCAAACCGATCTATAAATGGTGTACAAAAGATGTTGAATTATCGATTAAAAGTCCTGAATTTATGAATGCAGATCCTTCAGTGAACTACGGGCCGTTCTGTGGTTTTCTGAAGGTGCGGCACCAACTGCCAAGCTCCACCAGGTACTAGCGATTCAAATCACCCAAAGGATTCCTGGAATTGTTGAGTCAGCGTTTAACCAAACTCAAATATAAGTAGCATGTGCAGCGCATCACACCGCCAGCAGACTTGGCCTTTCTTGCGAGCTCAAAGCGGAGAAAATAAAACGTTGGGAGGAGCGGCACCCAAGGGAAATCCACTCCTTGCTACCCATCTAACCCTTGTTTTAGTTAAATGTTGTGTCGTCTGAAGCGTTATAACGTCCACTAAGGGCTTAGGGTttagagggcgagagagagagagagagagagagagtatcttGTGTATCTTTAACTTATCTGTGTATACAAGATACTggaatttttgtaatttttataaTATCGCACATTTTAACTTTTTAAGTAATTTTATAGTATATCATTTGATATGTAAAGATATTTTACGGTATTTAACGGTtcatacttattattattataacatataccctacctttttattttaatacactgtttattttattgttcaccagCTTTGGCAAATTTATATTCCTCaggccaataaagcttttttgaatttaatttaattgagagagagagagagagagagagagagagactgactttGATTTCATGCTGAGTTGTTGGTATGGTgacccctgtttgtgtgtgtgcgtgtcctgtgtttgtgtaaataaAAGGGAAATAAAGAACCTTATATTATGAAATCATAGCCACCAAACACAAAAAGTTTGCCCTGgttttttgttgcttttttgATGAAAGGTGATGTAGTGGTTTACATAGTAGTGTTGTGGATTGATCCTGGTCCAAATCTCAATTTAAATGCCTAACATTTTAATAACGTATGTAAATATGCCCTCAAATGACCCTCTACTAAACCCATGCTACTGCACGCTTTAACTGATACTGGCAGTTTCGGGTTATCAGGCAACGTCAATCAAATGTTCTGGCACCATCCCAGAGACGGTGAAAACCTGATCTGCAttcaagccccgcccctcaATGGAGGGCTACTGTCTACCAGACGTCAGCCAGAATgcattttctttattctggtAGTGGGTTGGGACCAGCTCCAACAGAATGTTTGGTTTTCCTTCACAACTTGACTGCAAGTTACTTTATTACTGCAACCCTATTGTCTAAAATAGGATTCTTattctctcctttttttttttttttacataactaTAGGCTTGTGCATCATTGCCAGTTACAACACAGAGGTGCTTGCAATGCATTAAGATAGCAGGCGGCTAGTAAACATAGACTGGTGGATAGTCATGTCGATCACTGGAGTGTCATAGTTGGAATTCCGCATTTTTTGAACGAGGATAGATAGCAGTGGTGTGGTGAattatgttattgtgtgtgagagtgtgttagagtgtttgtgtgcgtgtgcgtgtgcgtgtgcgtgtgtgtgtgtgtgcgtgtgtgtgtgtgcgtgtgtgtgtgcacgtgtgtggttgtgggtgtgtgtgcctttaaaagaatagcgagccggtgtgtgattaaaagtagcacaatagagcgggaaaaacagcccaatctggcaacactgcctgaacctCCTCCAAAAGCAGCCAAAACCAGTGGGAAAAAACACCCAATCTGgaaacactgctgaacgtcctcaagctctagcgtcaacgtaaatacatgagaccaactgaaaatgaagccggtatgaaattaaaactaaaaagtttaaattatatcgaaattccgttagGTTATTATTGAAGATTCAAGTATGtacatttgtttaatggttgAATGAAAATTAAACAGTTGCAGTACCAGAGGcctcccattgactccaatgTTAAAGAAAGATAATATTTTATGCATCTTAAATACACTTAAAAAGTgtcaaatattaaaaaaatctgaaatgaagcgcgcgattccaaactattctgaatatttaacAATTTGAATGGAATTTCAAGGTGAAAAatttaggaaggagataggtcccaaagtttgcaGAGAATaatcaagaaaaaaataataaaacttacgtagaacaatagttgagcgctgcatgcagcactcacctaattaagGCTAGGCAACTATGGCCCACCGAGTGCTGTTTACATAGCGGCTAGCACATTTGCACCGCTAGCACAGATCTTGACGGCTACGGCAAtcattgtaaaatatatatattacattaggTCAAAATGGCAAGTGGAGCCCgaactcaccctctcactaaaCTAAAACCACCCACGTATTCTTGCTTCTAACAGGAAATGTGAAACCGGACTGGTCGTCATGTTGGTGTGCATTGCTTAGCCTGGAATACATCATGGTGTCTCAGCATTAGTGCTTAAGCCGAATACAGTTTAGAGAGTGCCCCAAAGAAGCCATGAGGTTTAACAGGTGGTTAATGAACAAGGCCTTTTGGAACACTGAATGCAGATGTAAACATGCCACTAGATGCCCTAAATATGTTGTAAAGATATTGTGTCAATCTGTAGTGTAGcctatcatattattatttcattagaTCTAGTTATCATTATGATGGGGGAGAGTAAGGCTCATTTTAAGAAATGACACATTTTTCCTGTGCTGCTCTTCCTTAAGATACATTCTTGAGAAAACACTTGAAATGTTGAGCCTTGATTCATTCCCTAATCTTTTATACTATGATTACAGCAACATTCTCTTTTTTATTAAGGTCGTCAttgatgttgttgtttcagtacttcattacacattcatgcCATAACAATAATGATGACTGGTTAGGGGAATTTCAGTACAGAGGACGGGCAAGTCTCTGGAGTTCCGGGTGTTTGGAATGTTGGGCATCAAGAAGGACAGGAAGATAGTGTCTCACCGCTCAGCCAGTCATCCCCTCCCCATCATAAATATGCACATTTGTCAAGGAAGCTCCAACATTTCAGATAGATGTATATCATACCGCCGTCTTCATGATGAAGGTTACACTCATCTAACTGTTAACCGTAGAGAATGTTTTGTTGATCCAattacaggtgcacacacaaaaccctgAGTGACTTTGGGGAATGTGCAAATCAACTATGTGGTGACTAAGAGGAAACCGTACACAATATATCCTGAAAGATCTCTTAGATGTTATTGAGTGGACCACTATGGAATGCTTTTCCATGACATACGAAAAAAATATCCAGTGTGAAACAAATTTCGGTCttatttttctatatttttttgtttgctgaTTTATTGCATTGTAAGCACCTCTGTGCTGTAACTGGCATTGATACACAAGCCTATAGTTATGTTATGCTTGAAATTAAATAATTGACCTGGGGACCTGGTTTTGTCTTCGTACGTTGTTTTGGTTCAGTGCAGTAACCTGAATGCCATTTTAAGTCTTTTCTGTATGCCTTTACTGTTTGCAATTCAAAACAAATTAACCTGGATTCTAACTACTAGTTGTATGCTGTAATGACTTTACTGAATGCGAAGAGATTGCAAGACCCCACTTTAGAATAGGGAACATATTTTGATTTAAGACTTAATTAATAGTTAATATGGGTAATATTACCACTTGTAGGTTTGGGTTGTATTCCATACGAATAGACTATACTAATTCAGAGTAATAAAGAAGGAATACCTATTCTTGTGGTATTGCCCCTTTACAAGGCCCCAATGATGCCTTGGTTATTAGCATCGTTACTCATATCCAATAACGGCAGTAATTAAACAATAATTAGGAGGTTATATTGGGTGAAATCTTAATTAATGGAGTAAAATAAGGTTACACAGAATACGGTATTAATATGTGTCTAATAATTACTAATAAAGGGTCAGTATGTTACTACTAGGCATATTAATAAGCACCTAGTTATTGCCGAATATGTGTACCTTAATGTTACGTGCTACCTAGTGAACTTGTTGGTCTGGTTCTTCTGCCCTACCCTGAGCCACATGATGCAGCTGTTTTATGAGGTTAGAGATGAGCCTTATTTAACTACCAGCGTTAACTCAATATTAAATCACAAACAATTATAGCACATATAACCTGGACAATGGACATACATGAAGAGGGAGGTTTTTACGAGGACTGTAGAAAATTCCAGCCTCGGGGAAAGTAAATTCAAGTCAATTGTTTTTGTATAACTCTTAATCCCAGTTACAGAGGCATATCACCATTAAATCACCACATTGTCTCAGGTTAAAACAGCTCTTGGTCTGTGTTTTGTCTTTAAAAAATTGAACATATTTGCACGCACTTCAATGCATTTGGAGTAGCCTACAACGTAAATTAATGTGGCCAAACCCAATCAGtgaattgtgtgtctgtgggggcggagccaggtgttgggggaggagggaggtgttaggggaggagtcaggtgttaggggaggagtcaggtgttaggggaggagagtagaggatgTCTTGATCAGGAAACTAAATCTAACATTCATAGGAACCAAAGCTACCCGAAgtggaagcagttctctctttcaggaggaaaataaatcaattttttttaacaaatagtCTGAAAGACAGAAACCACAGCAAGGTGAGAATAACAGCACAACTTCGAGATAAGTTAACACCTTGCTACCCGTTATAGAATTTAACGTATTGAAAATGCTTGATACATAAACCTTGTcatctgtgtctaggaatggcctctgctaaaACATCCTGTACTGAAGATAACCTTttatgttccatctgtctggatgtgttcagaaACCCAGTTTCTACAcgatgtggacacaacttctgcaggacctgtattacaaagttctggcataaaaaacaaaactacaaTTGTCCTACTTGCAACCATCTGTTCCAAACTAGACCTTATCTACAGGTCAATACCCTTTTATCAGAGATGGCCGCTCAGTGTAGAACATCCGTACAAGTAAAAGTGCAGCCatgtgttgaaccagcagaagttccatgtgacgtctgtactgggacccagctgaaggccgtgaagtcctgtctagtgtgtcttatctcttactgccaaacccaccttgagccacatcagagagtcgcaggcctgaagaaacatcggctggtcgagcctatggaccgtctggaagacagaatgtgtaagaaacacaatCAACTACTGGAGCTCTTTTGCATGAATGaccagttttgtgtgtgtcagatctgcacagagacagaccacaggtTCCATCATGCTATACCTCTAAAGgtggaatatgaagtgaagatggCCAAGCTGGGGAAGATGgaggctgaagttcagcagatggtccaggagagaaaacaaaagattgaggagattaaagacacagtcaaacgcagcaaagcagacgcagacagagagatagctgatGGTGTACAGGTCCTCGCCGCTTTGAtgcgctgcattgaaaagtgccaggatgatctcaacaaaatggttaaagagagactgaaatccacagagaaacaagctgaaggcctcatcaaagagctggagcaggaaatagaagatctgactaatagaagctcagaggtgaagcagctctcacacactaaagaccacctccacttcctccaggccttcagatccctgaagaatcctccacccaccagggactggacgacggtggaggtccgtcctccgtcatacgtagggaccttgaggagatccctggatcagctggaggagacactgaacatggagatgaagaagctgtgtaatgatgctgaactgaagagggtccagcagtatgaagtagatgtgactctggatcctgatacagctggTCCCAGTCTCATCCTGTCtaaggatgggaaacaagtacatgatggaggtgtaaGGAAGAAACTcacagacaaccctaagagatttacacagtgtgtatgtgttctcacgaggcagagcttctcctcagggaggttttactttgaggtcaaggttaaagacaagactcaATGGCATGTTGGTGTTGCCAGAGAATCCATCAATAGAAAAGGCGCTATACGTGCGACCCCTGAGACAGGTTTCTGGACCATTAAATTCAGCAAGGATGGGTTGGCATTTAATGATAAGCTTTATGTCTATGTCCCtatgagagctgagctccagaaggtgggggtgtttgttgattatgatgagggtctggtctccttctatgatgtggaagccagggttcatatctactatGTTACTGGCTGCTCCTttagtgagcctctctatccattcctctctccat
The nucleotide sequence above comes from Gadus chalcogrammus isolate NIFS_2021 chromosome 4, NIFS_Gcha_1.0, whole genome shotgun sequence. Encoded proteins:
- the LOC130380458 gene encoding probable E3 ubiquitin-protein ligase TRIML1; this encodes MASAKTSCTEDNLLCSICLDVFRNPVSTRCGHNFCRTCITKFWHKKQNYNCPTCNHLFQTRPYLQVNTLLSEMAAQCRTSVQVKVQPCVEPAEVPCDVCTGTQLKAVKSCLVCLISYCQTHLEPHQRVAGLKKHRLVEPMDRLEDRMCKKHNQLLELFCMNDQFCVCQICTETDHRFHHAIPLKVEYEVKMAKLGKMEAEVQQMVQERKQKIEEIKDTVKRSKADADREIADGVQVLAALMRCIEKCQDDLNKMVKERLKSTEKQAEGLIKELEQEIEDLTNRSSEVKQLSHTKDHLHFLQAFRSLKNPPPTRDWTTVEVRPPSYVGTLRRSLDQLEETLNMEMKKLCNDAELKRVQQYEVDVTLDPDTAGPSLILSKDGKQVHDGGVRKKLTDNPKRFTQCVCVLTRQSFSSGRFYFEVKVKDKTQWHVGVARESINRKGAIRATPETGFWTIKFSKDGLAFNDKLYVYVPMRAELQKVGVFVDYDEGLVSFYDVEARVHIYYVTGCSFSEPLYPFLSPCLHEEGTNSAPLILSPVNQTD
- the LOC130380466 gene encoding E3 ubiquitin/ISG15 ligase TRIM25-like yields the protein MASAKTSCTEDNLLCSICLDVFRNPVSTRCGHNFCRTCITKFWDKKQKYNCPICNHLFQTRPYLQVNTLLSEMAAQCRTSVRVKVQPCVEPAEVPCDVCTGTQLKAVKSCLVCLISYCQTHLEPHQRVAGLKKHRLVEPTDRLEDRMCKKHNQLLELFCMNDQVCVCQICTETDHRFHHAVPLNVEYEVKMAKLGKMEAEVQQMVQERKQKIEEIKDTVKRSKADAAREIAGSVQVLTALMHQIEKCQEDLNQMVKERLKDTEKQAEDLIKELEQEIEDLTNKSSKVKPLSHTEDHFHFLQAFRSLTDPPPTRDWTTVEVRPPSYVGTLRRSLDQLEETLNMEMKKLCDAELKSVQQYEVDVTLDPDTAHPRLILSKDGKLVRDGVVEKEVPGNPKRFTKYIHVLTRQSFSAG